In a single window of the Perca flavescens isolate YP-PL-M2 chromosome 18, PFLA_1.0, whole genome shotgun sequence genome:
- the armh4 gene encoding armadillo-like helical domain-containing protein 4 isoform X1 — protein sequence MLMSGMLHRLLLAGTCLCVYGAPVHLPNFTPTQDSDCDGRCAGSVTTVGSTHTTDVKSDTSDTEHVTGLLLNTGVEGGAGPLGRPEGIAPVTQTENWDSLDGRSGSSVAGGEAWSQRSGVKKVGSLSEMGDAQSESASVLSVDPEDKEDIPVIKPALSPTRGRKQLDTAVSTAGFTPDGFSASSRVPPQLSITAREGKDQGEEDRAKLAGYGDSLRDKDPETSLPSSTETPNTGEWIQKLTSHSPTLPSVFLSPLTFTHLPIWGHDGATISSLTDPLLPEIGLNLMPREDGPESLWTEAARPGGADTVVPPSQDEATEGTMSSEALPLIFEPFEDVTPEGAAAEAVAAVTLVPGSAPPPAAMATREMPQSEVDLDQLVTVETDSDGPSHAPALLMPDWTIPWQTSGGELLEPISSLGPSVSQQQAATEPEDHSERGAARTPNREENLPTIGPSFSSFQHSVTTVTMATHHPAHRSRSGLEQMESEEEPDEDEEDENSEESVEDESEEDLTETPKTFSTQPPYSPIPPPPVWVQRNQGLMRSWVELIREKAGYVSGMLAPVGIGITGALLIVGALYSIRMIHRKRRNSFKHQRRKVRQPEQPREPGTSRQDQAMLLADSSEDEF from the exons ATGCTGATGTCTGGGATGCTCCATCGCCTCCTCCTGGCTGggacctgtctctgtgtctatggAGCCCCTGTCCACCTCCCAAACTTCACCCCCACACAGGACAGCGACTGTGACGGGCGGTGTGCCGGCTCAGTGACAACTGTTGGGTCAACGCACACTACAGATGTAAAATCTGACACCTCAGATACAGAACATGTGACTGGCCTGCTATTGAATACAGGTGTAGAAGGAGGGGCTGGCCCACTTGGACGTCCTGAGGGGATAGCTCCAGTGACGCAGACCGAAAATTGGGACAGCCTTGATGGAAGATCTGGGTCGAGTGTTGCTGGCGGAGAGGCATGGAGCCAAAGGAGCGGGGTAAAGAAGGTCGGGAGCTTATCAGAGATGGGAGACGCTCAGTCAGAGTCAGCTTCAGTGCTGTCTGTTGATCCAGAAGATAAGGAGGACATACCTGTCATCAAGCCTGCGTTAAGTCCCACACGTGGGAGAAAGCAGTTGGACACAGCCGTGAGTACCGCAGGGTTTACTCCAGATGGATTTTCAGCCTCCTCAAGAGTGCCACCACAGCTGAGCATCACCGCCAGGGAGGGCAAAGACCAAGGTGAGGAAGACCGAGCAAAACTGGCTGGTTATGGTGATTCTCTCCGGGATAAAGATCCAGAAACAAGCTTGCCATCCTCTACAGAAACTCCAAATACTGGAGAATGGATCCAAAAACTGACCTCCCACAGTCCCACCCTTCCCTCggtctttctctcccctctgaCCTTCACGCATTTGCCAATTTGGGGCCATGATGGAGCTACAATATCCTCCCTCACAGACCCTTTGTTACCTGAAATCGGACTAAACCTGATGCCCAGAGAGGATGGACCAGAAAGTCTGTGGACTGAGGCGGCGAGGCCCGGTGGTG CGGACACCGTGGTCCCGCCATCTCAGGATGAAGCCACAGAGGGCACCATGTCGTCAGAGGCTCTCCCTCTCATCTTTGAGCCTTTCGAAGATGTCACACCGGAGGGGGCAGCAGCAGAGGCAGTGGCAGCGGTCACGCTGGTGCCCGGCAGCGCTCCGCCTCCTGCTGCCATGGCGACTCGAGAAATGCCTCAGTCAGAGGTGGATCTGGACCAGCTGGTCACGGTGGAGACAGACAGCGACGGTCCCTCGCATGCCCCAGCCCTGCTGATGCCAGACTGGACGATACCTTGGCAGACGTCTGGCGGGGAGCTCCTGGAGCCAATCAGCTCCTTAGGTCCATCGGTTTCACAGCAGCAAGCGGCGACTGAGCCGGAGGATCACTCTGAGAGAG GTGCCGCTAGGACGCCAAACCGTGAAGAGAACTTGCCCACCATTGGCCCCTCCTTCTCATCCTTCCAGCATTCTGTGACAACGGTAACCATGGCAACCCATCACCCGGCACACAGATCCAGATCAGGGTTGGAGCAGATGGAGTCTGAGG AGGAGCCAGAtgaagatgaggaggatgagAACTCGGAGGAATCGGTGGAGGATGAGAGCGAGGAGGACCTGACAGAAACACCTAAAACATTCTCAACGCAGCCTCCGTACAGCCCCATCCCTCCACCTCCTGTCTGGGTTCAACGCAACCAGGGGCTGA TGCGGAGCTGGGTGGAGCTGATCAGAGAAAAG GCGGGTTATGTGTCTGGGATGTTGGCCCCTGTGGGCATTGGCATCACTGGGGCCCTGCTGATCGTTGGCGCCCTCTACAGCATCAGGATGATTCACCGCAAGAGGAGGAACAGCTTCAAACACCAGAGGAGGAAGGTCAGGCAGCCAGAG CAACCGCGAGAGCCCGGGACCAGCCGTCAGGACCAGGCCATGCTGCTGGCCGACAGCTCCGAGGATGAGTTCTGA
- the armh4 gene encoding armadillo-like helical domain-containing protein 4 isoform X2 gives MLMSGMLHRLLLAGTCLCVYGAPVHLPNFTPTQDSDCDGRCAGSVTTVGSTHTTDVKSDTSDTEHVTGLLLNTGVEGGAGPLGRPEGIAPVTQTENWDSLDGRSGSSVAGGEAWSQRSGVKKVGSLSEMGDAQSESASVLSVDPEDKEDIPVIKPALSPTRGRKQLDTAVSTAGFTPDGFSASSRVPPQLSITAREGKDQGEEDRAKLAGYGDSLRDKDPETSLPSSTETPNTGEWIQKLTSHSPTLPSVFLSPLTFTHLPIWGHDGATISSLTDPLLPEIGLNLMPREDGPESLWTEAARPGGADTVVPPSQDEATEGTMSSEALPLIFEPFEDVTPEGAAAEAVAAVTLVPGSAPPPAAMATREMPQSEVDLDQLVTVETDSDGPSHAPALLMPDWTIPWQTSGGELLEPISSLGPSVSQQQAATEPEDHSERGAARTPNREENLPTIGPSFSSFQHSVTTVTMATHHPAHRSRSGLEQMESEEEPDEDEEDENSEESVEDESEEDLTETPKTFSTQPPYSPIPPPPVWVQRNQGLMRSWVELIREKAGYVSGMLAPVGIGITGALLIVGALYSIRMIHRKRRNSFKHQRRKQPREPGTSRQDQAMLLADSSEDEF, from the exons ATGCTGATGTCTGGGATGCTCCATCGCCTCCTCCTGGCTGggacctgtctctgtgtctatggAGCCCCTGTCCACCTCCCAAACTTCACCCCCACACAGGACAGCGACTGTGACGGGCGGTGTGCCGGCTCAGTGACAACTGTTGGGTCAACGCACACTACAGATGTAAAATCTGACACCTCAGATACAGAACATGTGACTGGCCTGCTATTGAATACAGGTGTAGAAGGAGGGGCTGGCCCACTTGGACGTCCTGAGGGGATAGCTCCAGTGACGCAGACCGAAAATTGGGACAGCCTTGATGGAAGATCTGGGTCGAGTGTTGCTGGCGGAGAGGCATGGAGCCAAAGGAGCGGGGTAAAGAAGGTCGGGAGCTTATCAGAGATGGGAGACGCTCAGTCAGAGTCAGCTTCAGTGCTGTCTGTTGATCCAGAAGATAAGGAGGACATACCTGTCATCAAGCCTGCGTTAAGTCCCACACGTGGGAGAAAGCAGTTGGACACAGCCGTGAGTACCGCAGGGTTTACTCCAGATGGATTTTCAGCCTCCTCAAGAGTGCCACCACAGCTGAGCATCACCGCCAGGGAGGGCAAAGACCAAGGTGAGGAAGACCGAGCAAAACTGGCTGGTTATGGTGATTCTCTCCGGGATAAAGATCCAGAAACAAGCTTGCCATCCTCTACAGAAACTCCAAATACTGGAGAATGGATCCAAAAACTGACCTCCCACAGTCCCACCCTTCCCTCggtctttctctcccctctgaCCTTCACGCATTTGCCAATTTGGGGCCATGATGGAGCTACAATATCCTCCCTCACAGACCCTTTGTTACCTGAAATCGGACTAAACCTGATGCCCAGAGAGGATGGACCAGAAAGTCTGTGGACTGAGGCGGCGAGGCCCGGTGGTG CGGACACCGTGGTCCCGCCATCTCAGGATGAAGCCACAGAGGGCACCATGTCGTCAGAGGCTCTCCCTCTCATCTTTGAGCCTTTCGAAGATGTCACACCGGAGGGGGCAGCAGCAGAGGCAGTGGCAGCGGTCACGCTGGTGCCCGGCAGCGCTCCGCCTCCTGCTGCCATGGCGACTCGAGAAATGCCTCAGTCAGAGGTGGATCTGGACCAGCTGGTCACGGTGGAGACAGACAGCGACGGTCCCTCGCATGCCCCAGCCCTGCTGATGCCAGACTGGACGATACCTTGGCAGACGTCTGGCGGGGAGCTCCTGGAGCCAATCAGCTCCTTAGGTCCATCGGTTTCACAGCAGCAAGCGGCGACTGAGCCGGAGGATCACTCTGAGAGAG GTGCCGCTAGGACGCCAAACCGTGAAGAGAACTTGCCCACCATTGGCCCCTCCTTCTCATCCTTCCAGCATTCTGTGACAACGGTAACCATGGCAACCCATCACCCGGCACACAGATCCAGATCAGGGTTGGAGCAGATGGAGTCTGAGG AGGAGCCAGAtgaagatgaggaggatgagAACTCGGAGGAATCGGTGGAGGATGAGAGCGAGGAGGACCTGACAGAAACACCTAAAACATTCTCAACGCAGCCTCCGTACAGCCCCATCCCTCCACCTCCTGTCTGGGTTCAACGCAACCAGGGGCTGA TGCGGAGCTGGGTGGAGCTGATCAGAGAAAAG GCGGGTTATGTGTCTGGGATGTTGGCCCCTGTGGGCATTGGCATCACTGGGGCCCTGCTGATCGTTGGCGCCCTCTACAGCATCAGGATGATTCACCGCAAGAGGAGGAACAGCTTCAAACACCAGAGGAGGAAG CAACCGCGAGAGCCCGGGACCAGCCGTCAGGACCAGGCCATGCTGCTGGCCGACAGCTCCGAGGATGAGTTCTGA